A genome region from Glutamicibacter arilaitensis Re117 includes the following:
- a CDS encoding YaaA family protein, with translation MLILLPPSEGKNAHTEGSPFEFEDLSFPELAEQRAQVLAALTEVSAREDAMEILGVGATLANEVARNISLHTEPAAKAHDIYSGVLFEALNYASLDEAAQQRADESILVISALWGAVRFADRIPPYRLSMSVKLEPLGKLASWWKKRLTPVLDAAAGDELIVDARSSTYAAAYKPTNDNSVAVNVFQLRNGVPKVVSHFAKHTRGEVARFLVQQPVAPTNKDELLALIQSKWEASLVEDKKGVALNILLSEGHKFTTAS, from the coding sequence GTGCTTATTTTGTTGCCGCCTTCCGAGGGTAAGAACGCCCACACCGAAGGCTCACCCTTTGAATTCGAAGATCTTTCATTTCCGGAGCTTGCTGAGCAGCGCGCTCAGGTACTTGCTGCGCTGACCGAGGTGTCAGCCCGCGAGGACGCCATGGAGATCCTCGGTGTCGGCGCCACCTTGGCCAATGAAGTGGCTCGCAATATTTCTCTGCACACCGAACCAGCCGCCAAAGCACACGATATTTATTCAGGTGTGCTCTTTGAAGCTTTGAACTACGCAAGTCTGGATGAGGCCGCACAGCAGCGAGCCGATGAGTCCATCCTGGTGATCTCCGCCCTGTGGGGAGCCGTTCGCTTTGCCGATCGCATTCCGCCCTACCGCCTATCCATGTCGGTCAAGCTCGAACCCTTGGGCAAGCTTGCCAGCTGGTGGAAGAAACGCCTGACCCCCGTATTAGATGCGGCCGCCGGGGATGAGCTGATCGTTGATGCACGGTCGAGCACCTACGCTGCGGCTTATAAGCCAACCAATGACAACAGCGTTGCGGTCAATGTCTTCCAGTTGCGCAACGGAGTACCTAAAGTAGTTTCACACTTCGCCAAGCACACCCGCGGTGAGGTGGCCCGTTTCCTGGTCCAGCAGCCGGTTGCACCAACGAACAAAGACGAACTACTGGCCTTGATCCAGAGCAAGTGGGAAGCTTCATTGGTCGAAGATAAGAAGGGCGTTGCACTAAACATTCTTTTGTCTGAAGGTCATAAGTTCACCACCGCCTCGTAG